From Schizosaccharomyces pombe strain 972h- genome assembly, chromosome: II, the proteins below share one genomic window:
- the dsk1 gene encoding SR protein-specific kinase Dsk1, with product MGSDGSSLSPKVSQPGHTEIVDHVSEKVITNGKNVNKKVNAEVDGKSMVEKVKTHEENAEDYHYGGYHPVYIGEEFHHRRYVVERKLGWGHFSTVWLAYDRAAKRRVALKVVRSAEHYRETSIDEIRILQKIREGDEKHLGKKHIISLLDYFVHRGPNGAHVCMVFEVLGENLLSLIQSYGHRGVPVGIVKQIAYQLLIALDYLHRECGIIHTDLKPENVLICIDQDALQHIEAPATTSSPTSNTSSSKTRNNTGYTAKAPIIKRGQSVDNSAQERKTFAKNPTKNSKPAGQVIPSSPFTSTLSRFPSLEGAVSEISLRDSQKHNSHPNSPFSSGDNSLILDGVNGSQEPVPKITVKIADLGNACWTRKHFTNDVQTRQYRSPEVILGCRWGASADCWSFACIIFELLTGDYLFDPRNGNSYSKEDDHIAQIIELLVNYPKQMALSGKHSRDLFNRRGELRNIHKLKFWPLKDVLEQKYHFSAELAQQISDFLSPMLCFDPAKRTNAGYMSNSPWLREVADPTFKIETTGATGEDVPGWATEIR from the coding sequence ATGGGAAGTGACGGGTCGAGTTTGTCACCGAAAGTGTCACAACCGGGACACACTGAAATAGTTGACCATGTCAGTGAAAAGGTGATCACGAAtggaaaaaatgttaataaaaaggtCAATGCTGAAGTAGACGGAAAAAGCATGGTGGAAAAGGTAAAAACGCACGAAGAAAATGCAGAGGACTATCACTATGGTGGATACCACCCAGTCTACATTGGTGAAGAATTTCATCACCGTCGATATGTcgttgaaagaaaattaggCTGGGGACATTTTTCAACGGTTTGGCTTGCATATGATCGAGCTGCCAAACGGAGAGTAGCTTTGAAGGTGGTGCGTTCAGCAGAGCACTATCGAGAGACCTcaattgatgaaattcGCATTTTGCAGAAAATTAGAGAAGGGGACGAAAAGCATTTGGGCAAAAAGCATATCATTTCTTTGCTCGATTATTTTGTGCATCGTGGTCCTAATGGAGCTCATGTCTGTATGGTATTCGAAGTTCTCGGTGAGAATCTTTTAAGTTTGATACAGTCATACGGCCATCGAGGAGTACCTGTGGGTATTGTAAAGCAAATTGCCTACCAATTACTCATCGCTCTGGATTACTTGCATCGAGAATGCGGGATCATTCATACTGATCTTAAACCcgaaaatgttttaatatGCATTGATCAGGATGCCTTGCAACATATTGAGGCACCTGCAACAACTTCCTCCCCCACTTCTAATacctcttcttcaaaaacaagaaataaCACTGGTTATACAGCCAAAGCTCCAATTATTAAACGTGGCCAATCTGTAGATAACTCTGCCCAAGAACGCAAGacatttgcaaaaaatccAACTAAGAATTCTAAGCCTGCTGGCCAGGTCATTCCTAGCAGTCCTTTTACTTCCACTTTGAGCCGCTTTCCTTCATTAGAAGGTGCTGTTTCAGAAATCAGCCTTCGTGACTCTCAAAAGCATAATTCTCATCCTAATTCTCCGTTTTCTAGTGGAGATAATTCTCTTATACTTGATGGTGTTAACGGTTCTCAGGAACCCGTTCCAAAAATCACTGTTAAAATTGCCGATCTCGGTAACGCGTGCTGGACACGGAAGCATTTCACCAACGATGTGCAAACCCGTCAGTATAGGTCTCCAGAAGTAATTCTAGGATGTCGCTGGGGAGCTTCCGCTGATTGCTGGAGTTTTGCCTGTATCATTTTTGAATTGCTAACCGGCGATTACCTTTTCGATCCACGGAATGGGAATTCTTATTCTAAGGAGGATGACCACATTGCCCAAATTATTGAGTTATTGGTTAATTATCCTAAGCAAATGGCACTTTCAGGAAAGCACTCCCGCGATTTATTTAACCGTCGCGGTGAACTCCGAAATATTCATAAATTGAAGTTTTGGCCTTTAAAAGATGTTTTGGAGCAAAAATACCATTTTTCAGCCGAGTTGGCTCAACAAATATCAGACTTTTTATCTCCTATGTTATGTTTTGATCCTGCCAAGCGAACCAATGCTGGTTACATGAGCAATTCTCCATGGTTGCGCGAAGTGGCTGATCCTACGTTCAAAATCGAGACTACTGGAGCAACCGGTGAAGATGTACCCGGATGGGCTACTGAAATTCGTTAG
- a CDS encoding spermidine family transporter produces the protein MAERTSESSSESASFDLEKQQSNHHDRYQSSVSSELEESLKKYPVISNPQDFIVTLDGPDDPDLAVNWPLAKKLRNVAVMGSACLCAGFGSSIFSGAVPEVMVKFHVCRTVALLGISLYVLGFASGPVVWAPMCELFGRRRPMIIAVFIFCIFHIAVATAKDIQTVMICRFFCGFFGSSPITTVAGSFSDMFSARTRGLVIAVYSAIIFNGPLMSPIVGGFIGKSYLGWRWTSYITAIMGFTAFTSMIIFHRETYTRTITEIRASKVRVLTGNYCLHAKSEEEPLEFSYFFHKYFTFPLRLLIFEPILLVVSTYTAFVYGILYGLLEAYPVIFGESRKWRLGVESLPYLAIFVGVCIGCSSVALFQPYYFKKMDENKGRPVPEARLPSMMIGCIVFPIGIFWLAWTGNYPWIHWIVPTLAGSFIGFGIITIFQQTINYIIDCYSGCSASAIAANTLLRSSFGAAFPLFTTQMFNNLGIGWAGSLVGFVAVGLIPVPFMLFLYGPKLRQMSKHCLKD, from the coding sequence ATGGCCGAACGTACTTCAGAATCGTCAAGCGAAAGTGCTAGCTTCGACCTTGAAAAACAGCAATCCAATCATCATGATCGGTATCAATCCTCTGTCTCTTCGGAATTAGAAGAATCTCTCAAAAAATATCCGGTCATTAGCAATCCTCAGGATTTCATAGTCACATTAGACGGCCCTGATGACCCTGACTTGGCTGTTAATTGGCCTTTAGCCAAAAAGCTTCGTAACGTAGCTGTTATGGGCAGTGCGTGTTTGTGCGCCGGTTTTGGTTCTTCTATTTTCTCAGGTGCTGTACCCGAGGTTATGGTCAAATTTCACGTTTGTCGCACGGTGGCTTTACTGGGAATTAGTCTTTACGTCCTTGGATTTGCCTCAGGACCTGTTGTATGGGCTCCTATGTGTGAATTATTTGGTCGTAGACGACCAATGATTATTGCTGTATTTATCTTCTGTATTTTCCATATTGCCGTTGCGACGGCCAAAGATATCCAAACCGTTATGATCTGTCGTTTCTTTTGTGGATTTTTTGGTAGTTCACCAATTACGACTGTCGCTGGTTCCTTTTCGGATATGTTCAGTGCTCGAACTCGTGGTCTTGTGATTGCAGTTTACTCtgctattatttttaatggaCCGTTAATGAGTCCAATTGTTGGTGGTTTTATTGGAAAATCATACTTGGGATGGAGATGGACGTCCTACATTACTGCAATCATGGGATTCACAGCATTTACATCTATGATTATATTTCACCGTGAGACATATACCCGCACAATTACAGAGATACGAGCGTCCAAGGTGAGAGTACTTACTGGGAACTATTGCTTACATGCCAAATCAGAAGAAGAGCCCTTGGAATTCTCATACTTTTTCCACAAATACTTCACATTTCCTCTCCgtcttttaatatttgaGCCCATATTACTTGTGGTTTCAACTTATACCGCTTTCGTATATGGTATCCTTTATGGATTACTTGAAGCATACCCAGTTATTTTTGGGGAGAGTCGAAAATGGAGGTTGGGTGTTGAATCTCTTCCGTATTTGGCTATTTTTGTTGGTGTTTGTATTGGATGCTCTAGCGTTGCCCTGTTCCAGCCctactattttaaaaagatggatgaaaataaaggaaGACCTGTTCCTGAAGCACGACTTCCCTCCATGATGATCGGTTGCATTGTCTTTCCCATTGGCATCTTTTGGCTTGCTTGGACTGGTAATTATCCATGGATTCATTGGATTGTTCCAACTTTGGCAGGTAGTTTTATTGGCTTTGGAATCATTAcaatttttcaacaaacaaTCAATTATATCATTGATTGTTATAGTGGATGTTCTGCTTCTGCAATCGCGGCCAATACATTACTTAGAAGTTCGTTTGGCGCGGCATTTCCTCTTTTTACAACCCAAATGTTCAATAATTTGGGAATTGGTTGGGCTGGTTCTCTGGTCGGATTTGTTGCAGTTGGGCTTATTCCAGTTCCTTTTatgttgtttttatatGGGCCGAAATTACGACAAATGAGCAAGCACTGTCTAAAGGATTAA